In the genome of Streptomyces collinus, one region contains:
- a CDS encoding DoxX family membrane protein, translating into MTHGMRTDTHSPHFGDGGGWRDNATRYALLPLRIFLGVTFIYAGLDKLTDSAFMKDSGAGSIGDMMRAVRDSSAIPALVDLSLKSPVGFGYAIAFGELAVGIGTLLGLLARLAALGGALISLSLWLTVSWASDPYYYGNDLAYLMAWTPLILAGAPLLSLDAALRSRRRQRSGRYQ; encoded by the coding sequence ATGACTCACGGTATGCGAACGGACACGCACTCCCCCCACTTCGGCGACGGGGGAGGCTGGCGGGACAACGCCACCCGCTACGCCCTGCTGCCCCTGCGCATCTTCCTCGGTGTCACGTTCATCTACGCCGGCCTGGACAAACTCACCGACAGCGCCTTCATGAAGGACTCCGGTGCCGGCTCGATCGGCGACATGATGCGCGCCGTACGCGACTCCTCCGCCATTCCCGCCCTGGTCGACCTCTCCCTGAAGAGCCCGGTTGGTTTCGGCTACGCCATCGCCTTCGGTGAACTGGCCGTCGGCATCGGAACGCTGCTCGGCCTCCTCGCCCGTCTGGCCGCACTCGGCGGCGCGCTGATCTCCCTCAGCCTGTGGCTGACCGTGAGCTGGGCCTCCGACCCGTACTACTACGGCAACGACCTCGCCTACCTCATGGCCTGGACCCCACTGATCCTCGCGGGCGCGCCCCTGCTGTCCCTCGACGCCGCGCTACGGTCACGGCGACGGCAACGGAGCGGCCGGTACCAGTAG
- a CDS encoding PspC domain-containing protein, whose translation MTDHEHAATGPGPGSGPRPAPGAGPQDAAPAAGPAPGRADAGEQGGAPGPAAPAEDGVPPGPPHAFRRDRRHKTLAGVCAGLGRQCDMDPVIFRITLAVLSATGGIGLLFYGFAWLFVPYDDEEKNEVRKLLTGRVDGQALAAVLFALVGCGVFLTMLNNGGVLTFAVVLSLLLAGAGYWSRHRAAPSPDPLAAQAVADAPPEPQAPPVFLTAPSWWRDPIVKDGTHIGGTGYLWGPRDPHDLDVAAALNIGLGRPGAREDIPAPRPRPPQPRGPRSIGGSVFLLALLAGALGTSRTWDGHPLGTSLQTGLACALAALGLGIAVSAFLGRTGAGSVFLAIITAGLLAGAAALPKDIDTHWARTTWQPAAVGDVRPRYDLGTGVGTLDLSKLDVSGKQTVTTRAEVGMGRIKVLVPEDVTVRLNVEVGMGDLQLPGDDPKDVDVRPDQDKEITLSPAEGVEKSGTIDLDLQVGMGQAEVTRAAS comes from the coding sequence ATGACCGATCACGAGCACGCCGCGACGGGTCCGGGACCCGGCTCCGGCCCGCGCCCCGCCCCGGGCGCCGGGCCGCAGGATGCCGCGCCCGCCGCGGGCCCCGCGCCCGGCCGCGCGGACGCGGGAGAACAGGGAGGAGCCCCCGGCCCGGCCGCCCCCGCCGAAGACGGTGTGCCACCGGGGCCGCCCCACGCGTTCCGCCGCGACCGCCGCCACAAGACCCTGGCCGGCGTCTGCGCGGGGCTCGGGCGGCAGTGCGACATGGACCCGGTGATCTTCCGCATCACCCTCGCCGTGCTCTCCGCCACCGGCGGCATCGGCCTGCTCTTCTACGGCTTCGCCTGGCTCTTCGTCCCGTACGACGACGAGGAGAAGAACGAGGTCCGCAAACTGCTCACCGGCCGGGTCGACGGCCAGGCCCTGGCGGCCGTGCTGTTCGCGCTGGTCGGCTGCGGGGTGTTCCTGACGATGCTGAACAACGGCGGGGTGCTGACCTTCGCCGTCGTCCTCTCCCTCCTCCTCGCGGGCGCAGGCTACTGGTCGCGCCACCGCGCCGCCCCCAGCCCCGACCCCCTGGCCGCGCAGGCCGTCGCCGACGCCCCGCCGGAACCCCAGGCGCCGCCGGTGTTCCTCACCGCCCCCTCCTGGTGGCGCGACCCGATCGTCAAGGACGGCACCCACATCGGCGGCACGGGCTACCTGTGGGGCCCCCGCGACCCCCATGACCTGGACGTCGCCGCAGCCCTCAACATCGGCCTCGGCAGGCCAGGTGCCCGCGAGGACATACCCGCCCCGCGCCCCCGGCCGCCCCAGCCGCGCGGGCCGCGCTCGATCGGCGGCTCGGTCTTCCTGCTGGCCCTGCTCGCGGGAGCCCTCGGCACGAGCCGCACGTGGGACGGCCACCCGCTCGGCACCAGCCTGCAGACGGGCCTGGCCTGTGCGCTCGCCGCCCTGGGCCTGGGCATAGCCGTCAGCGCCTTCCTGGGCCGGACCGGCGCCGGCTCGGTCTTCCTGGCGATCATCACGGCCGGCCTGCTCGCCGGCGCGGCGGCCCTGCCCAAGGACATCGACACCCACTGGGCGCGCACCACCTGGCAGCCCGCCGCGGTTGGGGACGTACGGCCGCGGTACGACCTGGGCACCGGCGTCGGCACCCTGGATCTGAGCAAGCTGGACGTGTCCGGGAAGCAGACGGTCACGACAAGGGCGGAGGTCGGCATGGGCCGGATCAAGGTGCTCGTGCCCGAGGACGTGACCGTGCGGCTGAACGTCGAGGTGGGCATGGGCGACCTCCAGCTGCCCGGCGACGACCCGAAGGACGTGGACGTGCGGCCGGACCAGGACAAGGAGATCACCCTCTCCCCCGCCGAGGGCGTCGAGAAGTCCGGCACCATCGACCTGGACCTCCAGGTCGGCATGGGCCAGGCGGAGGTGACCCGTGCTGCGTCATGA
- a CDS encoding ATP-binding protein, with product MSEAAAAPLAEPRPPRKLYRSSDGRWLGGAARGLAGHLGLPVIWVRLVFVGLFMADGLGALLYAAFWFFVPLGVGGVEAQKPPSPPAAETSPDGRRRRVTRRPDKGQMVALLLMVVVAMVFVGNVNLSGGARAYLWPAVLVGAGVALVWRQADNARRARWVEVGRRRRTVTLLRSVGGVLLVTAGVSGIFVLQGSAAHLGSVLQAALAVLVGITLLAGPYLVRMTQDLSEERLMRIRAQERAEVAAHVHDSVLHTLTLIQRNAENANEVRRLARAQERDLRTWLYKPEGTGKDEADEPTTLADAVRRNAAEVEDKHGVPIEVVVVGDCPLDERIAAQMQAAREAMVNAAKYGGEGGAVQVFAEVEGKTVFVSVRDRGPGFDLDSIPADRMGVRESIIGRMERNGGTARLRAVPDGGTEVELEMERAEKTS from the coding sequence ATGTCGGAAGCCGCAGCAGCGCCACTCGCCGAACCGCGGCCGCCGCGCAAGCTCTACCGCAGCAGTGACGGACGCTGGCTCGGGGGCGCGGCGCGGGGCCTCGCCGGGCACCTCGGGCTGCCCGTGATCTGGGTACGGCTCGTCTTCGTCGGCCTGTTCATGGCCGACGGCCTCGGTGCGCTGCTGTACGCCGCGTTCTGGTTCTTCGTCCCGCTCGGCGTCGGAGGTGTCGAGGCGCAGAAGCCGCCGTCGCCGCCGGCCGCGGAGACCTCACCCGACGGCCGCCGCAGACGCGTCACGCGCAGGCCCGACAAGGGTCAGATGGTGGCCCTGCTCCTCATGGTCGTGGTGGCCATGGTCTTCGTGGGCAACGTGAACCTCAGCGGAGGAGCGCGGGCCTACCTCTGGCCGGCGGTGCTCGTCGGCGCGGGCGTCGCCCTGGTCTGGCGGCAGGCGGACAACGCCCGCCGGGCCCGCTGGGTCGAGGTCGGCCGCCGCCGGCGTACGGTCACGCTGCTGCGCTCGGTGGGCGGCGTGCTGCTGGTGACGGCCGGTGTCTCCGGCATCTTCGTCCTCCAGGGTTCCGCGGCCCACCTCGGCTCCGTCCTCCAGGCGGCCCTCGCGGTCCTCGTCGGCATAACGCTCCTCGCCGGGCCGTATCTGGTGCGCATGACGCAGGACCTCTCCGAGGAGCGCCTGATGCGCATCCGTGCGCAGGAGCGCGCGGAGGTGGCCGCCCATGTGCACGACTCGGTGCTGCACACCCTCACGCTGATCCAGCGCAACGCGGAGAACGCGAACGAGGTCCGCCGCCTGGCCCGTGCCCAGGAGCGCGACCTGCGTACCTGGCTGTACAAACCCGAGGGCACCGGCAAGGACGAGGCCGACGAACCCACCACCCTCGCCGACGCCGTGCGGCGCAACGCGGCCGAGGTGGAGGACAAGCACGGCGTGCCCATCGAGGTCGTGGTCGTCGGCGACTGCCCGCTCGACGAGAGGATCGCCGCACAGATGCAGGCCGCGCGGGAAGCAATGGTGAACGCCGCCAAGTACGGTGGCGAGGGCGGCGCCGTGCAGGTCTTCGCCGAGGTCGAGGGGAAGACGGTCTTCGTGTCCGTCCGGGACCGCGGCCCCGGCTTCGACCTCGACTCGATACCCGCCGACCGGATGGGTGTCAGAGAATCGATCATCGGCCGCATGGAGCGCAACGGCGGTACGGCGCGGCTGCGCGCGGTGCCGGACGGCGGCACGGAGGTCGAGCTGGAGATGGAGAGGGCGGAGAAGACGTCATGA
- a CDS encoding LuxR C-terminal-related transcriptional regulator, which translates to MSEPTEANGTAGPAEAAGGPGRHVRVVLVDDHRMFRTGVQAEIGQTEQTGVEVVGEAADVDQAVTVITATRPEVVLLDVHLPGGGGVEVLRRCAPLMGDTEQPVRFLALSVSDAAEDVIGVIRGGARGYVTKTITGTDLVNSIFRVQEGDAVFSPRLAGFVLDAFASTDAPPVDEDLDRLTQREREVLRLIARGYAYKEIAKQLYISVKTVESHVSAVLRKLQLSNRHELTRWATARRLV; encoded by the coding sequence ATGAGCGAGCCGACCGAGGCGAACGGTACGGCGGGACCGGCGGAGGCGGCCGGCGGACCGGGGCGTCACGTGCGCGTGGTCCTCGTGGACGACCACCGCATGTTCCGTACGGGGGTCCAGGCCGAGATCGGGCAGACCGAGCAGACCGGTGTCGAGGTCGTCGGCGAGGCCGCGGACGTCGACCAGGCGGTCACGGTGATCACCGCGACCCGCCCCGAGGTGGTCCTGCTCGACGTGCACCTGCCGGGCGGCGGCGGCGTCGAAGTGCTGCGCCGCTGTGCCCCGTTGATGGGCGACACCGAGCAGCCGGTCCGCTTCCTGGCGCTGTCCGTGTCGGACGCGGCGGAGGACGTGATCGGCGTGATCCGCGGCGGCGCCCGCGGTTACGTCACCAAGACGATCACCGGCACGGACCTCGTGAACTCCATCTTCCGTGTCCAGGAGGGCGACGCGGTCTTCTCGCCCCGGCTGGCCGGGTTCGTCCTGGACGCCTTCGCCTCCACGGACGCACCGCCGGTCGACGAGGACCTGGACCGCCTGACCCAGCGCGAACGCGAGGTGCTGCGGCTCATCGCCCGGGGCTACGCGTACAAGGAGATCGCCAAGCAGCTGTACATCTCCGTGAAGACCGTCGAATCGCACGTCTCGGCGGTCCTGCGCAAGCTCCAGCTCTCCAACCGGCACGAGCTGACACGCTGGGCGACGGCCCGACGGCTCGTCTGA
- a CDS encoding C40 family peptidase, which yields MAAHRKPRQRSMGGGKARTAATIALAGAATATGFDGTGHAEPQLTPGQVRAKVDKLYQEAEVATEKYNGAKEKAEAAGQRLKSLQDQAARQEERLNSARAALGSVAAAQYRVGGLDPAVQLALSDDPDRYLENAEFVERAGSRQNAAVAGVRKQLREIEQLRGAARIELTSLKSRRAELKQHKKTITGKLGSARQLLSRPGPQERSLSGASQDRASRSTGPRDTLAAPGSASSRATDSRAAAAVSYAYQKLGSPYVWGATGPNAFDCSGLVQAAYRAAGVSLPRTTYSQIAAGRRVSRSELLPGDLVFFYTGISHVGIYVGNGRMIHAPNPSAPVRVAPLDEMPFAGATRVV from the coding sequence GTGGCAGCGCACCGCAAGCCCCGACAGCGCTCGATGGGTGGCGGCAAGGCCCGAACGGCCGCCACGATCGCCCTCGCGGGCGCGGCGACGGCGACGGGGTTCGACGGAACCGGACACGCCGAGCCACAGCTCACACCCGGCCAGGTCAGAGCCAAGGTGGACAAGCTGTACCAGGAGGCTGAGGTCGCCACCGAGAAGTACAACGGCGCGAAGGAGAAGGCCGAAGCGGCCGGGCAGCGGTTGAAAAGCCTCCAGGACCAGGCGGCGCGCCAGGAGGAGCGGCTCAACTCCGCCCGGGCCGCCCTGGGTTCGGTCGCCGCCGCGCAGTACCGCGTCGGCGGCCTCGACCCCGCGGTGCAGCTCGCCCTCTCCGACGATCCCGACCGGTACCTGGAGAACGCCGAGTTCGTCGAGCGGGCCGGCAGCCGGCAGAACGCCGCCGTCGCGGGGGTACGCAAGCAGCTCCGGGAGATCGAGCAGCTGCGCGGGGCCGCCCGCATCGAGCTGACGTCCCTGAAGTCACGCCGGGCGGAGCTGAAGCAGCACAAGAAGACGATCACCGGCAAGCTCGGCTCGGCACGGCAGCTGCTGTCCCGGCCCGGCCCGCAGGAACGTTCCCTGTCCGGCGCGTCGCAGGACCGCGCCTCGCGCTCGACGGGCCCACGGGACACCCTCGCGGCCCCCGGCTCCGCCTCGTCCCGGGCGACCGACTCCCGCGCGGCCGCCGCCGTCTCCTACGCCTACCAGAAGCTCGGCAGCCCCTACGTCTGGGGCGCCACCGGCCCGAACGCCTTCGACTGCTCGGGCCTCGTCCAGGCCGCGTACCGCGCCGCGGGCGTCTCCCTGCCCCGCACGACGTACTCCCAGATCGCCGCGGGCCGCCGCGTCTCCCGCTCCGAACTCCTCCCCGGCGACCTGGTCTTCTTCTACACCGGCATCAGCCATGTCGGCATCTACGTGGGCAACGGCCGCATGATCCACGCCCCGAACCCCTCGGCGCCGGTGCGCGTGGCCCCGCTGGACGAGATGCCGTTCGCGGGGGCCACGCGGGTGGTGTGA
- a CDS encoding tellurite resistance/C4-dicarboxylate transporter family protein — protein MSGPSPFATWWSTYALATGIVSVGLDSAGYEVLSRIALALACAALAAAGAGLVQRARGGWRAETPAELTAVAATAVLGTGFSAAGLQPVAEALLALAMLLWAVLLTAEAGGRHGTVFLRCVATQGLAVLGATLAAADTSAWLAHAALVLFWLGLVLYGFALFRFQPRQVEEGRGDHWLAAGALAVSALAGAKLLSADSARLYLWNEDNADVLRTTAVTLLVLALVACVALLLAELFWPRHHYDVRRWATVFAAVVTAEATMAVAAALDVPWLDAVGEVLLWVAVAAWLGCTAWAVTSARDGARRSRVRSRARR, from the coding sequence ATGTCCGGTCCCTCCCCGTTTGCCACCTGGTGGTCGACGTACGCGCTGGCGACCGGCATCGTGTCGGTCGGTCTCGACTCGGCGGGGTACGAGGTCCTCTCCCGCATCGCCCTCGCCCTGGCCTGCGCGGCCTTGGCGGCGGCGGGCGCCGGCCTCGTCCAGCGCGCACGCGGCGGGTGGCGGGCGGAGACGCCCGCCGAGCTCACGGCCGTGGCGGCGACCGCCGTCCTGGGCACCGGCTTCTCCGCGGCCGGCCTGCAGCCCGTCGCCGAGGCGCTGCTGGCACTCGCGATGCTGCTCTGGGCGGTGCTGCTCACCGCGGAGGCCGGGGGGCGGCACGGCACGGTGTTCCTGCGCTGCGTGGCCACCCAGGGGCTCGCGGTGCTCGGCGCCACGCTCGCCGCGGCCGATACGTCGGCCTGGCTCGCCCACGCGGCCCTGGTGCTGTTCTGGCTGGGTCTCGTGCTCTACGGCTTCGCCCTGTTCCGCTTCCAGCCCCGGCAGGTGGAGGAGGGGCGCGGGGACCACTGGCTCGCGGCCGGCGCCCTCGCCGTCTCCGCACTGGCCGGGGCGAAACTCCTCAGCGCCGACAGCGCGCGCCTGTACCTGTGGAACGAGGACAACGCCGACGTCCTGCGCACGACGGCCGTCACGCTGCTCGTGCTCGCGCTGGTCGCCTGCGTCGCCCTGCTGCTCGCCGAGCTGTTCTGGCCCCGCCACCACTACGACGTGCGGCGCTGGGCGACCGTGTTCGCCGCGGTGGTGACGGCCGAGGCCACCATGGCCGTCGCCGCCGCCCTGGACGTCCCCTGGCTCGACGCCGTCGGAGAGGTGCTGCTGTGGGTCGCGGTGGCCGCGTGGCTCGGGTGCACCGCCTGGGCGGTCACCTCGGCCCGGGACGGCGCCCGGCGCTCCCGGGTCAGGTCCAGAGCACGGCGATGA
- a CDS encoding C40 family peptidase: MASHRKSRPTGTRVAGIRTPALATAALTSVALLSQSANAAPEADDKPSLEEVEKKVDDLYRQAGSATEKYNAAKEKTAKQRKRADALIDDVAKRTQKLNEAREELGSFASAQYRTGAAAPDTATFLLADTPQDYFDQTQLMDRMTGRQKVAVDDYIAQQSETMTKRQEATESLEALTESQGDLKAAKATVQRKLADARELMSKLTAEEKARLAAIEKEKQEEAARKAAELARQQAAQQQAQEEAAQQQDSGSSSSGSAGSGSSTSTAPADSSYATKADKALAFARAQIGKPYVWGAVGPGSYDCSGLTQAAWKAAGVDLPRTTYDQVNAGTTVPLSQAQPGDLVFFYDDVTHVGIYIGNGMMIHAPKPGTYVREESTYYDGESAIHSVVRPA, encoded by the coding sequence TTGGCGTCGCACCGCAAGTCGCGTCCTACGGGTACGCGCGTGGCAGGCATACGGACCCCCGCCCTCGCAACGGCGGCCCTCACCTCCGTGGCCCTGCTGTCCCAGTCGGCCAACGCCGCCCCCGAGGCCGACGACAAACCCAGCCTGGAAGAAGTCGAGAAGAAGGTCGACGACCTGTACCGCCAGGCGGGGTCGGCGACCGAGAAGTACAACGCGGCCAAGGAGAAGACGGCGAAGCAGCGCAAACGCGCCGACGCCCTCATCGACGACGTCGCGAAGCGCACCCAGAAGCTCAACGAGGCGCGCGAGGAGCTGGGGTCCTTCGCCTCCGCCCAGTACCGCACCGGCGCCGCCGCCCCGGACACGGCGACGTTCCTGCTGGCGGACACCCCGCAGGACTACTTCGACCAGACCCAGCTGATGGACCGGATGACGGGCCGCCAGAAGGTCGCGGTCGACGACTACATCGCGCAGCAGTCCGAGACGATGACGAAGCGCCAGGAGGCCACCGAGAGCCTGGAGGCGCTCACCGAGTCGCAGGGCGATCTGAAGGCCGCCAAGGCGACCGTCCAGCGCAAGCTCGCCGACGCGCGCGAGCTGATGTCGAAGCTGACCGCCGAGGAGAAGGCCCGGCTCGCGGCGATCGAGAAGGAGAAGCAGGAGGAGGCCGCCCGCAAGGCCGCAGAGCTGGCCCGGCAGCAGGCCGCGCAGCAGCAGGCGCAGGAGGAGGCCGCCCAGCAGCAGGACAGCGGATCCTCGTCGTCGGGTTCGGCGGGCTCCGGCTCGTCCACCTCGACGGCCCCGGCCGACTCCTCGTACGCCACCAAGGCCGACAAGGCGCTCGCCTTCGCCCGCGCGCAGATCGGCAAGCCGTATGTGTGGGGCGCGGTCGGCCCCGGCTCCTACGACTGCTCCGGTCTCACCCAGGCCGCCTGGAAGGCCGCCGGCGTCGACCTGCCGCGCACGACCTACGACCAGGTGAACGCCGGCACCACGGTCCCGCTCTCCCAGGCCCAGCCCGGTGACCTGGTCTTCTTCTACGACGACGTCACCCACGTCGGGATCTACATCGGCAACGGCATGATGATCCACGCCCCGAAGCCCGGCACGTACGTGCGCGAGGAGTCGACCTACTACGACGGCGAGTCGGCCATCCACAGCGTGGTGCGGCCGGCCTGA
- the pcrA gene encoding DNA helicase PcrA — protein MSSLFDDSFLANLQAQRGPADEPPPPPEDDHVPESIPDDLFGGKFDAPPDRDAYYRDGAPRPVVDTAALLEGLNDNQRAAVVHSGSPLLIVAGAGSGKTRVLTHRIAHLLAERGVHPGQILAITFTNKAAGEMKERVEQLVGPRANAMWVMTFHSACVRILRRESKKLGFTSSFSIYDAADSKRLMALVCRDLDLDPKRFPPKSFSAKISNLKNELIDEEDFAAQATDGFEKTLAQAYAMYQSRLREANALDFDDLIMTTVNLLRAFPDVAEHYRRRFRHVLVDEYQDTNHAQYALVRELVGTSEHPVDVPPEAEVPPAELCVVGDADQSIYAFRGATIRNILQFEEDYPDATTILLEQNYRSTQTILSAANAVIERNESRRPKNLWTNAGSGARITGYVADTEHDEAQFVAEEIDRLTDAGHAKAGDVAVFYRTNAQSRVFEEIFIRVGLPYKVVGGVRFYERKEVRDVLAYLRVLANPEDSVPLRRILNVPKRGIGDRAEAMIDALSQREKISFPQALKRVDEAYGMAARSTNAVKRFNTLMEDLRTVVESGAGPATVLEAVLERTGYLAELQASTDPQDETRIENLQELAAVAMEFEQERGEDEQITLSDFLEQVALVADSDQIPDEEDGDGVITLMTLHTAKGLEFPVVFLTGMEDGVFPHMRALGQTKELEEERRLAYVGITRARERLYLTRSTLRSAWGQPSYNPPSRFLEEIPPVHMEWKRTGATAPASSGPVSAVAASLSSSRSRSSASGASGFATRRTSEKPVVSLAVGDRVTHDQFGLGTVVGVKGTGGNAEATIDFGDTKPKRLLLRYAPVEKL, from the coding sequence ATGAGCAGCCTCTTTGACGACAGCTTCCTGGCGAACCTCCAGGCCCAGCGGGGCCCCGCGGACGAGCCCCCGCCGCCGCCCGAGGACGATCACGTTCCGGAGTCGATTCCGGACGATCTGTTCGGCGGGAAGTTCGACGCGCCCCCGGACCGGGACGCCTACTACCGGGACGGCGCACCCCGCCCGGTCGTGGACACCGCCGCGCTCCTGGAAGGGCTGAACGACAACCAGCGCGCCGCCGTCGTCCACTCCGGCTCCCCGCTGCTCATCGTGGCCGGTGCCGGCTCCGGCAAGACCCGCGTGCTCACGCACCGCATCGCCCACCTGCTCGCCGAGCGCGGCGTGCACCCGGGCCAGATCCTCGCGATCACCTTCACCAACAAGGCCGCGGGCGAGATGAAGGAGCGCGTCGAGCAGCTCGTCGGCCCGCGCGCCAACGCCATGTGGGTCATGACGTTCCACAGTGCGTGCGTGCGCATCCTCCGCCGCGAGAGCAAGAAACTCGGCTTCACATCGAGCTTCTCGATCTACGACGCCGCCGACTCCAAGCGCCTGATGGCCCTGGTCTGCCGTGACCTCGACCTCGACCCCAAGCGCTTCCCGCCGAAGTCCTTCAGCGCCAAGATCAGCAACCTGAAGAACGAGCTGATCGACGAGGAGGACTTCGCCGCCCAGGCCACCGACGGCTTCGAGAAGACCCTCGCCCAGGCCTACGCCATGTACCAGTCGCGGCTGCGCGAGGCGAACGCCCTCGACTTCGACGACCTGATCATGACGACGGTCAATCTCCTGCGCGCCTTCCCGGACGTCGCCGAGCACTACCGCCGCCGCTTCCGGCACGTGCTGGTCGACGAGTACCAGGACACCAACCACGCCCAGTACGCCCTCGTCCGGGAGCTGGTCGGCACCTCCGAGCACCCCGTCGACGTACCGCCCGAGGCCGAGGTCCCGCCCGCCGAGCTGTGCGTCGTGGGCGACGCCGACCAGTCGATCTACGCCTTCCGCGGCGCGACGATCCGCAACATCCTCCAGTTCGAGGAGGACTACCCGGACGCGACGACCATCCTGCTGGAGCAGAACTACCGCTCCACACAGACGATCCTCAGCGCCGCCAACGCGGTCATCGAGCGCAACGAGTCCCGCCGCCCCAAGAACCTGTGGACCAACGCCGGCTCCGGCGCCCGGATCACCGGCTACGTCGCCGACACCGAGCACGACGAGGCGCAGTTCGTCGCCGAGGAGATAGACCGCCTCACCGACGCGGGGCACGCGAAGGCCGGCGACGTCGCCGTCTTCTACCGCACCAACGCCCAGTCCCGTGTCTTCGAAGAGATCTTCATCCGCGTCGGCCTGCCCTACAAGGTCGTCGGCGGCGTCCGCTTCTACGAGCGCAAGGAGGTCCGGGACGTCCTGGCCTACCTGCGCGTGCTCGCCAACCCCGAGGACTCGGTGCCGCTGCGCCGGATCCTCAACGTCCCCAAGCGGGGCATCGGCGACCGCGCCGAGGCGATGATCGACGCCCTGTCCCAGCGGGAGAAGATCAGCTTCCCGCAGGCGCTCAAGCGCGTCGACGAGGCGTACGGCATGGCCGCGCGCTCCACCAACGCCGTCAAGCGGTTCAACACGCTGATGGAGGACCTCCGCACCGTCGTAGAGTCCGGCGCCGGGCCGGCCACGGTTCTGGAAGCCGTGCTGGAGCGCACCGGATACCTCGCCGAGCTGCAGGCCTCCACCGACCCGCAGGACGAGACCCGGATCGAGAACCTCCAGGAACTGGCCGCCGTCGCCATGGAGTTCGAGCAGGAGCGCGGCGAGGACGAGCAGATCACGCTGTCGGACTTCCTGGAGCAGGTCGCGCTGGTCGCCGACTCCGACCAGATCCCCGACGAGGAGGACGGCGACGGCGTCATCACCCTGATGACCCTGCACACCGCCAAGGGCCTGGAGTTCCCCGTCGTCTTCCTCACCGGCATGGAGGACGGCGTCTTCCCGCACATGCGCGCCCTCGGGCAGACCAAGGAACTGGAGGAGGAGCGGCGCCTGGCCTACGTCGGCATCACCCGCGCGCGGGAGCGGCTGTATCTGACGCGGTCCACCCTGCGCAGCGCCTGGGGCCAGCCGTCGTACAACCCGCCCTCCCGGTTCCTGGAGGAGATCCCGCCGGTCCACATGGAGTGGAAGCGGACGGGAGCCACCGCGCCCGCGTCCTCCGGGCCGGTCTCGGCGGTGGCGGCCTCGCTGTCCTCGTCCCGCTCGCGCTCGTCGGCGTCGGGCGCCTCCGGGTTCGCCACGCGGCGCACCTCGGAGAAGCCCGTGGTGTCACTGGCCGTCGGGGACCGCGTCACACACGACCAGTTCGGGCTCGGGACCGTCGTCGGGGTCAAGGGCACGGGCGGCAACGCCGAGGCGACGATCGACTTCGGTGACACCAAGCCGAAGCGGCTGCTGCTGCGGTACGCGCCGGTGGAGAAGCTGTAG